A stretch of Imperialibacter roseus DNA encodes these proteins:
- a CDS encoding MBL fold metallo-hydrolase, whose product MKKIFTYAFSLLLIPVLAFSQGDKIKTSKGDLTITPITHGTVAFQWNNLTVFVDPYGGADLFKGLPAPDLILITDIHGDHLNQETLDGLDLSKAKIVVPQAVADQIAEKNKSQLVIIGNGQSTDQIGLNIKAIPMYNLPESADSRHTKGRGNGYIVNFGGKNVYLSGDTSDIPEMRTLKGIDVAFVCMNLPYTMDVDAAASAVIDFKPGIVYPYHYRGQGGLSDVEKFKSLVNKGASKVDVRLRQWYPAQ is encoded by the coding sequence ATGAAAAAGATATTTACCTACGCTTTCTCTTTGCTGCTTATCCCTGTCTTGGCATTCAGCCAGGGCGACAAAATCAAAACCAGCAAAGGAGACCTGACCATCACCCCCATTACCCATGGAACTGTAGCATTCCAATGGAATAACCTGACAGTGTTTGTCGACCCTTATGGCGGCGCTGACCTGTTCAAAGGCCTCCCCGCTCCTGACCTGATCCTTATTACAGACATCCACGGCGACCACCTGAACCAGGAGACACTGGACGGGCTGGATCTTTCCAAAGCGAAGATTGTAGTGCCACAAGCCGTCGCTGACCAAATCGCCGAGAAAAACAAAAGCCAATTGGTGATCATTGGCAATGGCCAAAGCACTGACCAAATAGGGCTCAATATCAAAGCCATTCCGATGTACAACCTACCCGAAAGCGCTGACTCCCGCCATACCAAAGGCAGGGGCAATGGCTACATCGTCAATTTCGGTGGCAAGAATGTTTACCTGTCCGGCGACACATCCGACATACCCGAAATGCGCACCCTGAAAGGCATCGATGTGGCCTTCGTTTGCATGAACCTCCCCTATACCATGGACGTGGATGCGGCCGCCAGTGCAGTGATCGACTTCAAGCCTGGCATCGTATATCCTTATCATTACCGTGGACAAGGCGGATTGAGTGATGTTGAGAAGTTCAAATCATTAGTAAATAAAGGAGCCAGTAAAGTTGACGTAAGACTGAGACAGTGGTATCCAGCGCAGTAA